A stretch of Eleutherodactylus coqui strain aEleCoq1 chromosome 9, aEleCoq1.hap1, whole genome shotgun sequence DNA encodes these proteins:
- the SIRT5 gene encoding NAD-dependent protein deacylase sirtuin-5, mitochondrial, translating into MMFHPLHTRRLVTQVYCGLKPGPRHKGVNLEMARPSSNLADFREAFAKAKHIAVITGAGVSAESGVPTFRGAGGYWRKWQAQHLATPEAFARNPSRVWEFYHYRREVMLTKSPNPAHLAIAECESRLSKQGRKVVVITQNIDELHRKAGTRNLYEIHGSLFKTRCSTCGSVKENYKSPICPALEGKGAPDPEVQDAAIPVENLPRCEEHNCNGLLRPNVVWFGETLDSNLLAEVERELEICDLCLVVGTSSIVYPAAMFAPQVAARGVPVAEFNMESTPATLGFTFHFQGPCGTTLPPALARHETELIS; encoded by the exons ATGATGTTTCATCCGCTGCACACCAGGAGGCTGGTAACCCAGGTGTATTGTGGGCTGAAGCCGGGACCACGGCACAAGGGGGTCAATTTGGAGATGGCACGTCCGAGCTCAA ATTTGGCAGATTTTCGAGAGGCCTTTGCCAAGGCGAAGCACATAGCTGTGATTACAGGAGCTGGTGTCAGCGCAGAGAGCGGAGTGCCCACTTTCAGGGGTGCTGGAGGGTACTGGAGGAAATGGCAAGCGCAG CACTTGGCAACGCCTGAAGCTTTTGCCAGGAATCCATCTCGGGTTTGGGAATTTTACCACTACCGTAGAGAAGTGATGCTGACCAAAAGCCCAAATCCAGCACACCTAGCCATCGCAGAATGTGAGTCTCGGCTCAGCAAGCAGGGGAGGAAAGTGGTGGTGATAACACAGAATATTGACGAGCTGCATCGCAAGGCGGGAACACGCAATCTGTACGAAATTCATG GTAGTTTATTTAAGACCCGATGTTCCACGTGTGGAAGTGTGAAAGAAAACTACAAGAGCCCTATTTGCCCTGCACTGGAAGGAAAGGG AGCTCCTGATCCCGAGGTCCAAGATGCTGCCATTCCAGTAGAGAATCTACCACG ATGTGAAGAACATAACTGCAACGGCCTCTTACGACCTAATGTGGTGTGGTTTGGGGAGACGTTGGACTCCAATCTTCTAGCAGAAGTGGAAAGAGAGTTGGAAATATGTGATTTATGTCTGGTG GTTGGAACGTCTTCCATTGTCTATCCTGCTGCCATGTTTGCACCCCAAGTAGCTGCAAGAGGGGTGCCTGTAGCGGAGTTCAACATGGAAAGCACCCCAGCAACTTTGGGATTCAC GTTTCACTTCCAGGGGCCTTGTGGAACGACGCTGCCTCCTGCACTCGCCCGCCATGAAACGGAGCTCATCTCTTGA